The Parvibaculaceae bacterium PLY_AMNH_Bact1 genome window below encodes:
- a CDS encoding hypothetical protein (Derived by automated computational analysis using gene prediction method: GeneMarkS-2+.), translating to MSNEMKTPETDPSKLPWLGRKLLWLDNMKNVDRIVYALFVVCAGLVAADFMYHKHSYLGIEDIPGFYAAYGFFMCAALVICARAMRVILKRDEDYYSPKDVESEPYPEDQLSRETIND from the coding sequence ATGAGTAATGAGATGAAGACACCTGAAACAGATCCGTCGAAACTCCCCTGGCTCGGGCGCAAACTACTTTGGCTCGACAATATGAAGAATGTGGACCGCATCGTTTATGCGCTTTTCGTGGTCTGCGCCGGTCTGGTTGCAGCGGACTTCATGTATCACAAGCACAGCTATCTCGGCATTGAGGACATTCCAGGCTTCTACGCGGCTTATGGCTTCTTCATGTGCGCAGCGCTCGTAATCTGCGCACGCGCCATGCGCGTAATCCTGAAACGCGATGAGGACTATTATTCACCAAAAGATGTGGAGTCTGAGCCCTATCCGGAAGACCAGCTGAGCCGGGAGACGATCAATGATTGA